The following coding sequences are from one Ooceraea biroi isolate clonal line C1 chromosome 5, Obir_v5.4, whole genome shotgun sequence window:
- the LOC105275131 gene encoding gamma-aminobutyric acid receptor-associated protein, with the protein MKFQYKEEHPFEKRKAEGEKIRRKYPDRVPVIVEKAPKAKISDLDKQKYLVPSDLTVGQFYFLIRKRIHLRPEDALFFFVNNIIPPTSATMGSLYAEHHEEDFFLYIAYSDENVYGH; encoded by the exons ATGAAGTTCCAATACAAGGAGGAGCATCCGTTCGAGAAGAGGAAGGCCGAGGGCGAGAAGATCCGACGGAAATACCCCGATCGAGTGCCC GTGATAGTAGAGAAGGCGCCCAAGGCAAAGATCAGTGATCTGGACAAGCAGAAATATTTGGTACCTTCTGACTTGACCGTCGGTcagttttactttttaattcgtAAGAGGATTCACTTACGTCCCGAGGATGCCCTATTCTTCTTCGTCAACAACATTATTCCACCAACAAGTGCTACCATGGGTTCTCTTTATGCG gaACATCATGAAGAGGATTTCTTCCTATACATAGCATATAGCGATGAGAACGTGTACGGTCATTAA
- the LOC105275136 gene encoding 60S ribosomal protein L22 yields the protein MAPAPKKSKGPAKKQVLRGKGQKKKVSLRFTIDCTHPVEDNIMDVTNFEKYLQEKIKVSGKTNNFGNNVVLERNKMKLTVNSDIDFSKRYLKYLTKKYLKKNKLRDWLRVVSKDKETYELRYFQINSQEDDDEDDAE from the exons ATGGCTCCG GCACCGAAGAAATCCAAAGGCCCAGCAAAGAAGCAGGTCCTCCGGGGCAAGGGACAGAAGAAGAAGGTGTCCCTGAGGTTTACAATTGACTGCACGCACCCCGTGGAGGACAATATTATGGATGTTACCAATTTT GAGAAATACCTGCAGGAAAAAATCAAGGTCAGCGGTAAGACCAATAACTTTGGCAACAATGTTGTTCTGGAGCGCAACAAGATGAAGCTCACCGTCAACAGTGACATCGACTTTTCTAAGCG ATACCTCAAGTACTTGACGAAGAAGTACTTGAAGAAGAACAAGCTGCGCGACTGGCTGCGAGTGGTATCGAAGGACAAGGAGACCTACGAATTAAGATACTTCCAGATTAACAGCCAGGAAgacgatgacgaggacgaTGCCGAGTAA
- the LOC105275137 gene encoding uncharacterized protein LOC105275137 produces the protein MICITALIHRNLPSSKPRKVPSGIYLRTVIGESCNPLHVRPPAHQRDATRDARYRTSRIAHREPRHAGLPKALVEVMGPEEFQDVIISQINKRKGIINDENKQGLVHNLCGSTA, from the exons ATGATATGCATCACTGCATTGATTCATCGGAATTTGCCTTCTTCCAAGCCGCGCAAAGTGCCATCAGGAATATATTTGAGGACGGTAATTGGCGAATCTTGCAACCCATTACATGTTAGACCTCCGGCACAccagcgcgacgcgacacgcgatgcgcgatatcgcacgtcgcgtatcgcgcatCGCGAACCGCGTCATGCTGGTCTGCCGAAGGCTTTAGTCGAAGTGATGGGGCCAGAAGAATTTCAG GATGTCATAATAAGTCAaatcaataaaagaaaaggaatTATAAACGACGAAAATAAGCAAGGGTTGGTTCACAATCTATGCGGAAGTACCGCTTAA
- the LOC113562031 gene encoding uncharacterized protein LOC113562031, with protein sequence MKHPCLESINLLYLLIVGDETDVSHNIGSVTVTCLDRYLREKKDISNINMENLREFKIRPNIFRLTIPYNISGKALRILPLFPNVKDVQIICYNFYNNYTLYDVLKVKGSTINSLFFTYGTIDLNSLIDISQFCPNIESLSFHGCEFFYNEAENEVFRKFKVTTSLQLVKRLVIINRFNNISTSSNDKLFKFLISYCINIKSIYLYIFPSNLDDKTIADILLLNPMKQLEALSIETGRYLSMSTAKLLVKHCDNLRYLPCSKWNIHPEQLNIFNASLKIKNIDLRIFDEVEHYMLYTEHYM encoded by the coding sequence atgaaacatcCATGCTTAGAGAGTATTAACCtcctttatttgttaattgttGGTGATGAGACAGATGTAAGTCACAACATTGGAAGCGTAACAGTAACTTGTTTAGATCGTTATTTACGGGAAAAGAAGGatattagtaatattaatatggagAACTTGCGTGAATTTAAGATACGTCCGAATATCTTTCGTCTCACTATACCTTATAATATTAGTGGTAAAGCTCTAAGGATTTTACCTTTATTTCCtaatgtgaaagatgtacaaattatttgttataatttctataataattatacattgtatGATGTATTGAAAGTCAAAGGTTCCACGATTAACAgtttatttttcacatatggaacaattgatttaaattcacTTATTGATATAAGTCAATTTTGTCCTAACATAGAAAGCCTAAGTTTTCATGGTtgtgaatttttttacaatgagGCAGAAAATGAAGTTTTTAGAAAGTTTAAAGTTACAACTTCATTGCAATTAGTAAAAAGACtcgtaataattaatcgatttaaCAATATATCTACATCTTCCAATGataaacttttcaaatttttaatttcctattgtataaatattaagtctatatatttatatatatttccttcGAATCTAGACGATAAAACAATAGCAGATATTCTTTTGTTAAATCCAATGAAACAATTAGAAGCATTATCGATAGAGACAGGTCGCTATTTATCTATGTCCACCGCAAAGTTGTTAGTGAAACATTGTGATAATTTGCGATATCTACCATGTTCCAAATGGAATATACATCCTGAACAACTAAACATTTTCAATGCAAGCTTGAAGATTAAGAATATAGATTTAAGAATTTTTGATGAAGTTGAACATTATATGCTTTATACAGAACATTATATGTAA
- the LOC105275138 gene encoding migration and invasion enhancer 1 produces the protein MMDVKVDIEYCGSCGHKKQFLQLAEEIKKNVPDATVAGTAGRRASFEVQVNDELVYSKLQTLAFPDFVAVADMIKDVAAGSLVRKIDRQQAADCILL, from the exons ATGATGGACGTAAAAGTTGACATTGAGTattg TGGCTCCTGTGGtcataaaaaacaatttcttcagTTAgcggaagaaataaaaaagaacgtTCCGGATGCCACTGTCGCTGGTACAGCGGGAAGGCGAG CATCTTTCGAAGTGCAAGTTAACGATGAGCTAGTATACTCGAAACTTCAAACGCTAGCCTTTCCTGACTTTGTCGCAGTTGCAGATATGATCAAAGATGTGGCTGCAGGCAGTCTAGTAAGAAAGATTGATCGACAACAGGCTGCTGACTGCATTCTTTTATAA
- the LOC105275142 gene encoding molybdenum cofactor sulfurase isoform X2: MIERTRYRILSHFNTSPDEYSVIFTSGATASLKIVAEGFRFAESDDNGTEHVGDFVYVQDNHTSVLGMRDVVAARGTEVTCLGHDRAFQVFNQYSIPRDSDEERRTNGNSLFVYSAQCNFSGLKYPLKWIRDTHMGALSAVASKPSTRWYVLLDAAGFAPTNNLDLSIFKPDFVCLSFYKMFGYPTGIGALLVKNSSSGLLEKVYYGGGTVDVALSSEMFHKKRQALHQRFEDGTVPFLSIVTLQHGFEVLARLTIDKISKHVFSLARALHYSLLMLHHCNGKPVVKLYSDTDYEVHDSQGGIVTFNLIRSSGEYVGYMEVVNMAALFKIHLRTGCFCNPGACQRHLSLSPKEILENYEAGYTCGGTADLINGKPTGAVRISFGYMSTIKDVRTLLLMITKCFIDEPCIRKFPRWWEDRETKVRNKYLRFYNSNILDNCNFRITSSEKDAISDNSRNYIHDEIKNLDCTRNSVGSGKIITRVNKCTLRRLFIYPIKSCGAYEIMDSWNLNAKGLEYDREWMIMTPSGTCLTQKHQVNVCLLKPVILRQQKIMKLTYPGMPAIDIPLENTYEASREHPICQSRVCESRVQGIDCGSEASEWLSLALGKPNLRLIRQNRGRQKKGGDKAELSFSSQAQYLLINEASVSWLSDRVSSDSDFKRDTAVHRFRGNIVIRGNDAFDEMQWKHVHIGNSNFKVNGLCTRCQMICIDQTTGEKTVEPLRTLAEEFHGKLRFGIYLTRLENDQDVLKIGDDICYS, encoded by the exons ATGATCGAGCGTACGAGATACCG GATCTTGAGCCACTTCAACACGAGCCCTGACGAGTACAGTGTCATTTTCACTTCGGGCGCTACGGCGAGCTTAAAAATCGTCGCCGAGGGATTTCGCTTTGCGGAGAGCGACGATAATGGAACCGAACACGTGGGGGACTTTGTGTACGTGCAAGATAATCACACGTCGGTCCTCGGGATGCGAGACGTGGTCGCCGCCAGGGGAACCGAGGTCACTTGCCTCGGTCACGATCGAGCGTTCCAAGTCTTCAATCAATACTCGATCCCTCGCGATTCTGATGAGGAAAGACGAACAAACGGCAACTCGCTTTTCGTGTACTCTGCGCAGTGCAATTTTTCCGGATTGAAGTATCCCCTGAAATGGATCAGGGACACGCACATGGGAGCGCTTTCCGCTGTCGCCAGTAAACCATCGACCAGGTGGTACGTTCTGCTAGACGCAGCCGGCTTCGCGCCAACGAATAACTTGGACCTATCTATCTTCAAACCGGACTTCGTGTGTCTATCCTTCTATAAGATGTTCGGCTATCCCACCGGTATCGGTGCCCTGTTGGTCAAGAACTCCAGTTCGGGTCTTCTGGAGAAGGTTTACTATGGAGGCGGGACGGTGGACGTCGCTCTCAGCTCTGAAATGTTTCACAAGAAACGTCAAGCGTTGCATCAAAG GTTTGAAGACGGAACTGTGCCATTCCTGTCTATCGTGACGCTACAGCATGGCTTCGAAGTGCTCGCCAGACTCACCATAGACAAAATATCGAAGCACGTTTTTTCCCTCGCCAGAGCTCTGCATTATTCCTTGCTGATGTTGCATCATTGTAACGGCAAACCGGTTGTCAAGCTGTACTCCGACACTGACTACGAAGTACACGACTCGCAAGGAGGCATCGTTACGTTCAATCTGATCCGGTCCAGTGGCGAATACGTGGGCTACATGGAAGTCGTAAACATGGCAGCGTTATTCAAGATTCATCTGAGAACAGGCTGCTTTTGCAATCCCGGTGCGTGTCAGAGGCACTTATCGCTTTCGCCTAAGGAGATCCTTGAGAACTACGAGGCGGGATACACGTGCGGTGGTACGGCGGATTTGATAAATGGGAAACCGACGGGAGCAGTGAGAATCTCTTTCGGATACATGTCCACGATTAAAGACGTTCGGACGCTGTTGCTCATGATAACAAAATGTTTCATTGATGAACCGTGCATCAGGAAATTTCCACGATGGTGGGAAGACCGTGAGACGAAAGTTCGTAACAAATACTTGCGTTTCTACAATTCTAATATCCTGGACAACTGCAACTTTCGCATCACAAGTAGTGAAAAGGATGCCATAAGCGATAACTCGCGAAATTATATTCACGATGAAATCAAGAATCTCGATTGCACCAGAAATTCTGTAGGCTCTggtaaaataattacacggGTAAACAAGTGTACTTTACGAAGGTTGTTCATATATCCCATCAAATCGTGTGGCGCGTACGAGATTATGGACTCTTGGAATTTGAATGCGAAAGGTCTGGAGTATGACAGAGAGTGGATGATAATGACACCCTCCGGTACTTGCTTAACACAAAAGCATCAGGTGAATGTATGTCTGCTCAAGCCTGTTATACTGAGGCAGCAAAAGATCATGAAACTCACGTATCCAG GAATGCCAGCAATTGACATACCTCTGGAAAATACTTATGAAGCATCAAGGGAGCATCCGATATGTCAGAGCAGAGTGTGCGAGAGCAGAGTGCAAGGTATTGATTGCGGATCAGAAGCTTCCGAATGGCTGAGTTTGGCATTGGGCAAACCAAATCTCAGACTAATTCGACAGAATCGAGGGAGACAGAAGAAAG GAGGAGATAAAGCAGAGCTATCATTTTCTAGTCAAGCgcagtatttattaataaatgaagcGAGCGTGTCATGGCTCAGTGACAGGGTATCCAGCGACTCAGATTTTAAAAGGGACACGGCTGTGCATCGATTTAGGGGAAACATCGTCATAAGAGGCAACGATGCTTTTGACGAGATGCAATGGAAACACGTTCATATAGGAAATAGTAACTTTAAG GTAAATGGTCTGTGTACAAGATGCCAAATGATATGCATCGATCAGACAACTGGGGAGAAGACTGTCGAGCCACTGAGAACATTAGCGGAAGAATTTCACGGAAAACTGAGATTCGGGATTTATCTAACGCGATTGGAGAACGATCAGGATGTGCTCAAGATTGGCGATGATATTTGCTATTcttga
- the LOC105275142 gene encoding molybdenum cofactor sulfurase 2 isoform X1 gives MAETLEFISVYDDATTKFLENEFTRLEDECYLDHAGATLYSDTQIKDVAADLHGSLYANPHSVGIASSSTQDMIERTRYRILSHFNTSPDEYSVIFTSGATASLKIVAEGFRFAESDDNGTEHVGDFVYVQDNHTSVLGMRDVVAARGTEVTCLGHDRAFQVFNQYSIPRDSDEERRTNGNSLFVYSAQCNFSGLKYPLKWIRDTHMGALSAVASKPSTRWYVLLDAAGFAPTNNLDLSIFKPDFVCLSFYKMFGYPTGIGALLVKNSSSGLLEKVYYGGGTVDVALSSEMFHKKRQALHQRFEDGTVPFLSIVTLQHGFEVLARLTIDKISKHVFSLARALHYSLLMLHHCNGKPVVKLYSDTDYEVHDSQGGIVTFNLIRSSGEYVGYMEVVNMAALFKIHLRTGCFCNPGACQRHLSLSPKEILENYEAGYTCGGTADLINGKPTGAVRISFGYMSTIKDVRTLLLMITKCFIDEPCIRKFPRWWEDRETKVRNKYLRFYNSNILDNCNFRITSSEKDAISDNSRNYIHDEIKNLDCTRNSVGSGKIITRVNKCTLRRLFIYPIKSCGAYEIMDSWNLNAKGLEYDREWMIMTPSGTCLTQKHQVNVCLLKPVILRQQKIMKLTYPGMPAIDIPLENTYEASREHPICQSRVCESRVQGIDCGSEASEWLSLALGKPNLRLIRQNRGRQKKGGDKAELSFSSQAQYLLINEASVSWLSDRVSSDSDFKRDTAVHRFRGNIVIRGNDAFDEMQWKHVHIGNSNFKVNGLCTRCQMICIDQTTGEKTVEPLRTLAEEFHGKLRFGIYLTRLENDQDVLKIGDDICYS, from the exons ATGGCAGAGACATTGGAGTTCATCTCGGTTTATGATGACGCTACTACAAAATTCCTGGAGAACGAATTTACAAGGCTTGAAG ACGAGTGCTACTTGGATCATGCGGGCGCAACTTTGTACTCCGACACGCAGATCAAGGACGTTGCCGCTGATCTGCACGGCTCTCTCTACGCTAATCCGCATTCTGTCGGTATCGCGAGTTCATCGACGCAGGATATGATCGAGCGTACGAGATACCG GATCTTGAGCCACTTCAACACGAGCCCTGACGAGTACAGTGTCATTTTCACTTCGGGCGCTACGGCGAGCTTAAAAATCGTCGCCGAGGGATTTCGCTTTGCGGAGAGCGACGATAATGGAACCGAACACGTGGGGGACTTTGTGTACGTGCAAGATAATCACACGTCGGTCCTCGGGATGCGAGACGTGGTCGCCGCCAGGGGAACCGAGGTCACTTGCCTCGGTCACGATCGAGCGTTCCAAGTCTTCAATCAATACTCGATCCCTCGCGATTCTGATGAGGAAAGACGAACAAACGGCAACTCGCTTTTCGTGTACTCTGCGCAGTGCAATTTTTCCGGATTGAAGTATCCCCTGAAATGGATCAGGGACACGCACATGGGAGCGCTTTCCGCTGTCGCCAGTAAACCATCGACCAGGTGGTACGTTCTGCTAGACGCAGCCGGCTTCGCGCCAACGAATAACTTGGACCTATCTATCTTCAAACCGGACTTCGTGTGTCTATCCTTCTATAAGATGTTCGGCTATCCCACCGGTATCGGTGCCCTGTTGGTCAAGAACTCCAGTTCGGGTCTTCTGGAGAAGGTTTACTATGGAGGCGGGACGGTGGACGTCGCTCTCAGCTCTGAAATGTTTCACAAGAAACGTCAAGCGTTGCATCAAAG GTTTGAAGACGGAACTGTGCCATTCCTGTCTATCGTGACGCTACAGCATGGCTTCGAAGTGCTCGCCAGACTCACCATAGACAAAATATCGAAGCACGTTTTTTCCCTCGCCAGAGCTCTGCATTATTCCTTGCTGATGTTGCATCATTGTAACGGCAAACCGGTTGTCAAGCTGTACTCCGACACTGACTACGAAGTACACGACTCGCAAGGAGGCATCGTTACGTTCAATCTGATCCGGTCCAGTGGCGAATACGTGGGCTACATGGAAGTCGTAAACATGGCAGCGTTATTCAAGATTCATCTGAGAACAGGCTGCTTTTGCAATCCCGGTGCGTGTCAGAGGCACTTATCGCTTTCGCCTAAGGAGATCCTTGAGAACTACGAGGCGGGATACACGTGCGGTGGTACGGCGGATTTGATAAATGGGAAACCGACGGGAGCAGTGAGAATCTCTTTCGGATACATGTCCACGATTAAAGACGTTCGGACGCTGTTGCTCATGATAACAAAATGTTTCATTGATGAACCGTGCATCAGGAAATTTCCACGATGGTGGGAAGACCGTGAGACGAAAGTTCGTAACAAATACTTGCGTTTCTACAATTCTAATATCCTGGACAACTGCAACTTTCGCATCACAAGTAGTGAAAAGGATGCCATAAGCGATAACTCGCGAAATTATATTCACGATGAAATCAAGAATCTCGATTGCACCAGAAATTCTGTAGGCTCTggtaaaataattacacggGTAAACAAGTGTACTTTACGAAGGTTGTTCATATATCCCATCAAATCGTGTGGCGCGTACGAGATTATGGACTCTTGGAATTTGAATGCGAAAGGTCTGGAGTATGACAGAGAGTGGATGATAATGACACCCTCCGGTACTTGCTTAACACAAAAGCATCAGGTGAATGTATGTCTGCTCAAGCCTGTTATACTGAGGCAGCAAAAGATCATGAAACTCACGTATCCAG GAATGCCAGCAATTGACATACCTCTGGAAAATACTTATGAAGCATCAAGGGAGCATCCGATATGTCAGAGCAGAGTGTGCGAGAGCAGAGTGCAAGGTATTGATTGCGGATCAGAAGCTTCCGAATGGCTGAGTTTGGCATTGGGCAAACCAAATCTCAGACTAATTCGACAGAATCGAGGGAGACAGAAGAAAG GAGGAGATAAAGCAGAGCTATCATTTTCTAGTCAAGCgcagtatttattaataaatgaagcGAGCGTGTCATGGCTCAGTGACAGGGTATCCAGCGACTCAGATTTTAAAAGGGACACGGCTGTGCATCGATTTAGGGGAAACATCGTCATAAGAGGCAACGATGCTTTTGACGAGATGCAATGGAAACACGTTCATATAGGAAATAGTAACTTTAAG GTAAATGGTCTGTGTACAAGATGCCAAATGATATGCATCGATCAGACAACTGGGGAGAAGACTGTCGAGCCACTGAGAACATTAGCGGAAGAATTTCACGGAAAACTGAGATTCGGGATTTATCTAACGCGATTGGAGAACGATCAGGATGTGCTCAAGATTGGCGATGATATTTGCTATTcttga